The sequence ATTACATGACAGAACTGCTTTATTAAGCCCTAAATCATCTTTTTACAAGCCTAGTACAACTCTATTCACACGGCCCGACTACCACAATCGTCCATTTTGATGTGGGCCCCGATTAATTACAAAATCCTCAAGTGTCTGCAAAACCAATcgtgataataaaaaaaaagaaaagacagttTGATGATGTcaagataaatagataaatacacaaaaacattgGAATCAAACTGGCCGATCCGCCAATAAATAATCAGAACAATAAATAACATTCAGAAAATCTTTGGCCAATGACAGGCCGTTTCCCATCGCCCTGCTACCCCTGCGACGAGATAGCATTTGTCTCGCTCGTGACCAATCAGAGACTCAGAATCAGCTTCCGTTGAATGGCTTCTGAGAAACTGTATCGGATATGTGGTGTGGAATAGTAAATAAGAGAACAATTATATCGAGGCACTTTGAGAGGATGTCATAGGAAATGGTCGCATTTCCTGcgcttttcgtttttttttgttccccCGGTGGTGAAAATTTGAAGCGTTACGCAACCGTCAGACATCCAAAGTATTCAAATGGCTGAATCAATCGGTGAACGTGTAGCTGTTTTCAtgttccttttttgttttgttcaacaATGTCCGGATTGAGCACATAATAGAGAAAAAACGAGATGATGACTTAAATAGAAAAGGTTAACCCCTTAAATAGAAATAATGAGACGGGAACCGAGagcaaaacaaaagaaaaatgctTGAAGAACCAAAACAAACGAAAACCTTTCGATTCTCCTATCGGTCCACAGTCTCTGATCGGCCGGTCGCCGATCAATGAGAGTCCTCCGCCGTGGCAGTGTCCGACTGAGACCGAGACTCCGACGACTTCTCCCCGAAAATGCCGGCCAGCGTCTTAAAGCGGGGCCCCCAGTCGTCCAGGTAGTCGTagtcctcctccagccccccggGGGCCGCCGGAGAGCCGATGGAGCTCAGCGACTCGGCCACCGAGCCGTCGCCCTCGTACGCGTAGGTGACCAGCGAGTCGTAGGGCGGCGCCGCGTTGTCCACGTCGTGGTCCTCCAGCCGCCGGTGGATGAAGTCGCGGATGTCGGCGCTGTCCTGGGACACGGGGGCGGGCCCCGGACGCGGCACCGGGCCCCGGCCGCGGGGCTCCAGGGGCTTGATGTCGCGGCGGCGGAACAGGTTGTCCTTGACGACCTTGGGGTTGCGCAGCGTCCCCATGTCGAAGGCGTGCGTGTCCTCCTCGCCGCCGCCTTCGTCGTCGTAGTGGATCACGTTGTCCCGGATGTCCTCCTTGGACGACATGAgcgtctccttctccttctgccgTCGCAACCCCACGTACAGGACCACGATGActgagagtggggggggggggacacaccagTTAGCATGGTAGCATAGCTTGGCCTGGGCGATATGGCTGAAAGACGTATCACGATATAACTCGATCATATTGATCGATATCGATAACTATTGATAATTGTAATGACCTAAAAAGACTAGGAACTACCATGCTGGATTTAAACACTTCTGTTTAACACTCAACATGACCTTCCACTGTTCTTTGCTGATAAATACTCTAATGTCGATACAACAATGAAGACACACACGATACACATGTTAGTAGAGGGTATTTTAGCATGTCAAATGTTAGCATGATACGTGTTAGTGTGACACATGTTAGCCAAGGGCAGTTCGTATTTGCAATGTTAGAATGGTATGTTAGTATGACACATGTTAGCAGAGGGGATTttacaatataaaatattagcATACTGCATTGTAACATGATACAATTAAACATCTGAAAATGACGCATGTTAGAATAATACAGGGGAGCAAACTAGCTTGAAACATGCAAGACATATGACACAAAACACATCCCACAACCTCCTCACTCACTACCTGTGAGCACAGAGATCACAAAAGTAACATTAAAGCACCTTAAATACAACCTGAAGTTTGACATTCTTTCTTTCCAAGACAAAC is a genomic window of Gadus chalcogrammus isolate NIFS_2021 chromosome 23, NIFS_Gcha_1.0, whole genome shotgun sequence containing:
- the LOC130376900 gene encoding cadherin-12-like, producing MLSLRFVFDGFVLKLMDSLLRVIQMFSAKDQDLPNAGQTFSFKSPKDDLKSNKNFTIRDFGNNTAGIVTKRSGFRRRAQEIYFLPVVIEDNGYPSKTSTGTLTIRVCGCESDGSLLTCSAEAIFLPVGLSTGALIAILLCIVILLVIVVLYVGLRRQKEKETLMSSKEDIRDNVIHYDDEGGGEEDTHAFDMGTLRNPKVVKDNLFRRRDIKPLEPRGRGPVPRPGPAPVSQDSADIRDFIHRRLEDHDVDNAAPPYDSLVTYAYEGDGSVAESLSSIGSPAAPGGLEEDYDYLDDWGPRFKTLAGIFGEKSSESRSQSDTATAEDSH